Sequence from the Penaeus vannamei isolate JL-2024 chromosome 25, ASM4276789v1, whole genome shotgun sequence genome:
atatatatatatatatatatatatatatatatatatatatatatatatatataaatatatatatatatatatatatatatatatatgtatatatatatatatatatatatatatatatatatatatatatatatatatatatatatatatatatatatatatatatatatatatatatatatatatatatatatatatatatatatatatatatatatatatatatatatatatatatatatatatatatatatatatatatatatatatatatatatatatatatatatatatatatatatatatatatatatatatatatatatatatatatatatatatatatatatatatatatatatatatatatatatatatatatatatatatatatatatatatatatatatatatatatataatatttatgtatatatatatatatatatatatatatatatatatatatatatatatatatatatatatatatatatatatattatatgtatatatatatatatatatatatatatatatatatatatatatatattatatgtatatatatatatatatatatgtatatatatatatatatatatatatatatatatatatatatatatatatatatatatatatatatatatatatatatatatatatatatatatatatatatatatatatatatatatatatatatatatatatatatatatatatatatatatatatatatatatatatatatatatatacatatatatatatatatacatatatatatatatatatatatatatatatatacatatatatatatatatatatatatatatatatatatatatatatgtatatatatatatgtatatatatatatatatatatatatataatatataatgtatatatatatatataatatatatatatatatatatatatatatatatatatatatatatatatatatatatatatatatatatatatatatatatatatatatatatatatatatatatatatatatatatatatatatatatatatatatatatatatatatatatatatatatatatatatatatatatatatatatatacatagatatatatatgtatatatatatatatatgtatatatatatatcactatgtataaatctatatatatatgtatatatatatatatatatatatatatatatatatatatatatatatatatatatatatatatatatatatatatatatatatatatatgtatatatatatatatatatatatatatatatatatatatatatatatatatatatatatatatatatatatatatatatatatatatatatatatatatatatatatatatatatatatatatatatatatatatatatatatatatatatatatatatatatatatatatatatatatatatatatatatatatatatatatatatatatatatatatatatatatatatatatatatatatatatatatatatatatatatatatatatatatatatatatgtatatatatatatatatgtgtgtatatatatatatatatatatatatatatatatatatatatatatatatatatatatatatatatatatatatatatatatatatatatatatatatatatatatatatatatatatatatatatatatatatatatatatatatatatatatatatatatatatatatatatatatatatatatatatatatatatatatatatatatatatatatatatatatatatatatatatatataaatatatatatatatttatatattaatatatatgtatttaaatattatatatatatatatatgtgtgtgtgtgtttgtatgtgtatatatatatatatatatatatatatatatatatatatatatatatatatatatatatatatatatatatatatatatatatatatatatgtatatatatatataatatatatatatatatatatatatatatatatatatatatatatatatatatatatatatatatatatatatatatatatatatatatatatatatatatatatatatatatatatatatatatatatatatatatatatatatatatatatatatatatatatatatatatatatatatatatatatatatatatatatatatatatatatatatatatatatatatatatatatatatatatatatatatatatatatatatatatatatcatatatatatatatatatatatatatatatatatatatatatattatatatatatatattgaatatatatatgtgtgtatatatatatgtgtgcatatatatatatatatatatatatatatatatatatatatatatgtatatatatatattatatatgtatatatatatataatatatatataataaatatacatattcatatatatatatatataaaatgtatatatgtatatatatatttattatatatatattatatatatatatacatatataatatatatatcatatatatatatatatatatatatatatatatatatatatatatatatatatatatatatatatatatatatatatatatatatatatatatatatatatatatatatatatatatatatatatatatatatatatatatatatatatatatatatatatatatatatatatatatatatatatatatatatatatatatatatatatatatatatatatatatatatatatatatatatatatatatatatatatatatatatatatatatatatatatatatatatatatatatatatatatatatatatatatatatatatatatatatatatatatatatatatatatatatatatatatatatatatatatatatatatatatatatatatatatatatatatatatatatatatatatatatatatatatatatatatatatatatatatatatatatatatatatatatatatatatatatatatatatatatatatatatatatatatatatatatatatatatatatatatatatatatatatatatatatatatatatatatatatatatatatatatatatatatatatatatatatatatatatatatatatatatatatatatatatatatatatatatatatatatatatatatatatatatatatatatatatatatatatatatatatatatatatatatatatatatatatatatatatatatatatatatatatatatatatatatatatatatatatatatatatatatatatatatatatatatatatatatatatatatatatatatatatatatatatatatatatatatatatatatatatatatatatatatatatatatatatatatatatatatatatatatatatatatatatatatatatatatatatatatatatatatatatatatatatatatatatatatatatatatatatatatatatatatatatatatatatatatatatatatatatatatatatatatatatatatatatatatatatatatatatatatatatatatatatatatatatatatatatatatatatatatatatatatatatatatatatatatatatatatatatatatatatatatatatatatatatatatatatatatatatatatatatatatatatatatatatatatatatatatatatatatatatatatatatatatatatatatatatatatatatatatatatatatatatatatatatatatatatatatatatatatatatatatatatatatatatatatatatatatatatatatatatatatatatatatatgtgtatatatatatatatatatatatatatatacatatatatatatatatatatatatatatatatatatatatatatatatatatatatatatatatatatatatatattctgtatatatatatatatatatatatatatatatatatatatatatatatatatatatatatatatatatatatatatatatataaatttatatatgtatatatatatatatatatatatatatgtatatatatatatatatatatatatatatatatatatatatatatatatatatatatatatatatatatatatatatatatatatatatatatatgtatatatatatatatatatatatatatatatatatatatatatatatatatatatatatatatatatatatatatatatatatatatatatatatatatatatatatatatatatatatatatatatatatatatatatatatatatatatatatatatatatatatatatatatatatatatatatatatatatatatatatatatatatatatgtttatatataaatatatatatatatatatataaatatatatatatatatatataaacatatatatatatatatatatatatatatatatatatatatatatatatatatatatataaatatatttttaaatatatatatgtatatatatataaatatatatatacatatatatatacatacatatatatatacatatatatatataaatatatatatatatatatatatatatatatatatatatatatatatatatatatatatatatatatatacatatatatgtgtgtgtgtgtgtgtgtgtgtgtgtgtgtgtgtgtgtgtgtgtgtgtgtgtgtgtgtgtgtgtgtgtttgtgtgtgtgtgtgtgtgtgcgtgtgtgtgtatatatatatatatatacatatatatatatatatatatatatatatatatatatatatatatatatatttatgtatatatatataattatatatatatataatatatatatatatttatacaaacaaatatatatgtttatatatatatatgtatatgtttatatgtatatatatatatatatggatatatatatgatatatatatatatatatgtaaatatatttttaaatatatatatatgtatatatatatataaatatatatatacatatatatatacatatatatatatatatatatatatatgtatgtatatatatgtatataaatatatatatgtatatatatatgtatatatatatatatgtatatatatatgtatatatatacatatatatatatatatatatacatatatatatatatagatagatagatagatagatagatacatagatagatagatagatagatagatagatagatagatagatagacagatagatagatatatacatacatatatatacatatatatatatatacatatatattcatatatgtatatttaaatttcatatgtataactatatatatatatatatatatatatatatttatacataaatatatatatgtatgtatatataatatatttatatatatatttatgtatataatatatatatatatatatatatatatatatatatatatatatatatatatatatttatatatatttatatttatattcataggtatatatgatatatatatataaatatatatatatatatatatatatatatatatatatatatatataaatatatatatatatatatatatatatatatatatatttatatatatatatatatacatatattatatatatatatatgtgtttatatatatatatatatatatatatatatatatatatgtgtgtgtgtgtgtgtgtttgtttatatatatatatatatatatatatatatatatatatatatgtatatgtatatatatatatatatatatacgtatatatatatacccatatatatatatatatatatatatatatatatatatatatatatatatatatatatgtatgtatatatgtatatatataatataaatatatatacatatatatatccatctatctatctatctatctatctatctatctatctatctatctataaatatatatatatatatatatatatatatatatatatatatatatatgtatgtatgtatatatataaaaatatgtaaatatatatttatatatatatacatgtatatatatatatatatatatatatatatatatatatatatatatatatatatatatatatatatatatatatgtatatatatatatacatatatatatatatttatatatatataaatttatatatatatatatatatatatatatatatatatatatatatatatatatgtgtatatacatatacatacatatatatatatatatatatatatatatatatatatatatatatatatatatatatatatatatatatatacatatatatatatatctttatctatctatctatctatctatctttctatatatatgtatgtatatatataaaaatatgtaaatatatatatatatatacatgtatatacatatatgtatatatatatgtataaatacatatacatatatatatatatatatatatatatatatatatatatatatataaataaatttatatatatatgtatatatatacatatacatacatatatatatatatatataNNNNNNNNNNNNNNNNNNNNNNNNNNNNNNNNNNNNNNNNNNNNNNNNNNNNNNNNNNNNNNNNNNNNNNNNNNNNNNNNNNNNNNNNNNNNNNNNNNNNNNNNNNNNNNNNNNNNNNNNNNNNNNNNNNNNNNNNNNNNNNNNNNNNNNNNNNNNNNNNNNNNNNNNNNNNNNNNNNNNNNNNNNNNNNNNNNNNNNNNNNNNNNNNNNNNNNNNNNNNNNNNNNNNNNNNNNNNNNNNNNNNNNNNNNNNNNNNNNNNNNNNNNNNNNNNNNNNNNNNNNNNNNNNNNNNNNNNNNNNNNNNNNNNNNNNNNNNNNNNNNNNNNNNNNNNNNNNNNNNNNNNNNNNNNNNNNNNNNNNNNNNNNNNNNNNNNNNNNNNNNNNNNNNNNNNNNNNNNNNNNNNNNNNNNNNNNNNNNNNNNNNNNNNNNNNNNNNNNNNNNNNNNNNNNNNNNNNNNNNNNNNNNNNNNNNNNNNNNNNNNNNNNNNNNNNNNNNNNNNtgtgtgtgtctgtgtgtgtctgtgtgtgtattcttttatcTTTACATATTATTCATTCGAACATTCTTACATTGGTTATCAGTTAATGggacatacaaaaagaaaatagttttatTAATGCTGTTTACAGTGTTTACAACACCTTGACCATCCCCCGtctaaatatacaaatgtacagcGTAAAGCATTTTCATTTAAAGGATTTCTGGTGAATCTCGCAAGCAGTGAAGCTTAATAGGAGAAGCAatagaacaaaggaaaataaataaaataataatcaagaagAAATGGTAATCAGAGATAAGAGAATGCTATGATTAAGAATAGGGAGACgaattaatgtatataatgttatagaaaaaatatgtatatgtatatgataaaagcACAAATaatagagaaatgtgtgtgtgtatatataataaaagtacaAAATAAATACGAGATATTTACaaacggaaagagaagaagacggtaTGAGACTCAGATGAGAGgttcgataaagaagaaacagcaaTAGAGTGTGAATAAGCCGCCAAGCCGACAGCCCCTATTACCCATAGACTGGCTTGGGGCAATAAGTCTTGTAGATGACCTTGTTCTTGGCGACAGTGACGTAGTTGGGCGCGTACTGGGTCGCGTAGTGCGTCTGGTACTGCACCTTGGTCTTCGTCACGTAAACTGGGGTATACTGGGTGTCGTAGATGGTGTTGTAGCGCACCTGCGTCTGGAAGTGGGTGTGGTAGTGCGTGCTGGTGACGTACTTGGGCACGTACTGCACGTCGGTGGCGTACCGGGTCTGGTACTGGGTCTGGTACTTGGATAGGTGCTTGGTCACGGAGTTCACCTGGGTCTTGTACAAGGTTTCGGTGACATACTTTGGCACGTACTCGGTGTGGTAGACCGTCTGGTACTGGGTCTTGTGCAAGGTCTTGTACAAGGTGGTGGGGACGACCTTCTTCTTGTACACGGTCTCGTAGACGGGCacctggaggagaaggggaatgggagggatagggattcaagaggaaaataaagaacgaaagaaaaaagagagagaaatagagagggatgaCGATGACGTAGATTTATTGGATTGCTATGAAGAAAAAGATAGTGAATAGAGATTAAGAATTATCGAAAGTGAACCAAGCATAATTTACATGACTTTGGCACATGgttgaatagagaaaaagaaattgaacaaataaatgaataagtaaacaaaccaaGACTGACCATTACCACAGTCTAGCAGAGTTAAAACAAGTCGGCCATCGGGAAAtcataaaataacaaacaaacaagacaagacTAACGTACAGGATAAGCCTCTGTCTTGTAGGCATTCACATATTGTGTCTTGTCGTAGCAGGGGGCGTGGTATCCGGGGTCAGCAGCCGGGTCAGCCTCAGGGTCAGCTACAGGGTCAGCAACTGGATCGGGAAGTGGGTCAGCGGCCGGGTCAGATTTCGGGTCAGCTTCGGTCATGACCCCGGAGGCCAGCAAACACACGAGTAAAAAGTGGGTGAACGCCatctggagaaagggaggagctggggttttctctgtctgtgggtGGGCGGTGGCTGATGGATGTGGgtgaatgtggatgtgtgtgggggtggttggATGGGTGCTGGTAGGTGGGTGAGAGTGGATaagtgggggtgggtaggtgggtgagagtggatagaggtggggggggtgggtaggtgggtgagagTGGATaagtgggggtgggtaggtgggtgagagTGGATaagtgggggtgggtaggtgggtgaaaGGGGATGGGTAGGTGAATGAGAGTGTGGGTATTTGGATGGGATTTCGAGGATAGGTGGGTCTgtttgggtaggtgggtgagtgtgggtggagATGGGTGTGTTTTTTGCACTTCCATGATTTAGTTAATAAAGCACATAAACATTAAACAACATGATCcacaacacatcacacacaacgtAAATCTTCACCCCACACTAACCAACATAAACTCAACCTCATAAACACACGTAACATGAAATCAGTGTGATGTCACCAACGTTACACCTTCGTTACGATAATCTTGACAAATAATTcgctcggtctcggtctcgttctctctctccccctctctctctctctctctctctctctctctctctctctctctctctctctctctctctctctctctctctctctctctctctctctcccccactctctccccactctctcccccactcatctcccccactatctctcccctctctccccattctctcccccactctctccccactctctccccgccgctctctccctcattcctctcccccattctctcccccactctctcccccgctctctcccccattctctccaccactctctcccccattctctctcctcacctctctcccccactatcttccccactctctcccccattctctctccccccactctctctccccccacttctctccccccactctctcccccgctctctcccccattctctccactactctcactcccatctctctccccattctctccccccactctctctccccgctctctccccattctctcctccttactctctctccccccactatcttccccctctctctcctattctacacttctctcccccatctctctccccattctcctccccctctctctccccactctctcctctctcccccattctctcccccattctctcactctcttccccactctctcccccattctctcccccactacctctcccccattctctctccctcactccctccctcccccattctctccaccactctctccccccactctctccccaccattctctcccccactctctcccccactctctctccccattctctccaccctctctccccattctctccctcactcctctccccactctctccccccattctctccaccactctctcccccactctctcccccattctctccccccactctctcccccattctctctccccactctctcccccactctctccctcactctctcccccattctctctcccccactatcttccccattctctccccccactctctccccccgctctctcccccattctctccaccactctcctcccccactctctcccccattctctccccccactctctcccccactctcttcccccactctctcccccactctctcccccattctctcccccactctctccccattctctccccccactctctctccccattctctcccccactctctcccccattctctctcccactctctcccccattctctcactgcactctcttccccctctctcccccattctctcccccattctctcccccactctctcccccattctctctcccactctctccccattctctcccccactctcctccccactctctcccccattctctcccccactctctccccattctctccaccactctcctccccactctctccctattctctccccccactctctcccccattctctccccccactctccctccccactctctcccccactctctcccccattctctccccactcctccctccccactctctcccccattctctccccactctctcccccattctctccccccactctctcccccattctctccccccactcctctctcccctattctctcccccactctctcccacctattctctccccccactctctcccccattctctcccccactctcctcccccactctctcccccactctctcccctattctctccccactctcctccccactctctccccactctctccccccattctctctccacccactctctcccccactctctcccccattctctcccccactctctcccccattctctcccccactctctcccccactctctcccctattctctcccccactctcctcccactctcttccccactctcctcccacactctctctccccattctctctcccccactctctcccccattctctcccccatttattctctcccccctctctctcccactctctcccccacactctccctccccactctctcccccactctcctcccccactctctcccccgctctctcccctattctctctccccattctctcccccactctctcccccattctctccccacctctctcccccattctctctccccattctctcccccactctctccccccattctctctcaccactctctcccccactctctcccccattctcctccaccactctctcccccactctctcccccacattctctcccccattctctcccccactctctcccccattctctctccaccactctctctccccacactctctccccccattctctccaccactctctcccccattctctccccactctctctccccattctctctaccctctctctaccactctctctcctaccactctctcccccactctctcccccattctctctccaccactctctccccccactctctctcccccactctctccccccattctctccattccactctctcccccactctctcccccactctctcccccattctctccccccattctctcccccactctctcccccattctctcccccactctctcccccattctctccccccactctctccccactctctcccccactcctctcccccattctctccccccattctctctc
This genomic interval carries:
- the LOC113825471 gene encoding uncharacterized protein, with the translated sequence MAFTHFLLVCLLASGVMTEADPKSDPAADPLPDPVADPVADPEADPAADPGYHAPCYDKTQYVNAYKTEAYPVPVYETVYKKKVVPTTLYKTLHKTQYQTVYHTEYVPKYVTETLYKTQVNSVTKHLSKYQTQYQTRYATDVQYVPKYVTSTHYHTHFQTQVRYNTIYDTQYTPVYVTKTKVQYQTHYATQYAPNYVTVAKNKVIYKTYCPKPVYG